The genomic region AAGCGATGCAGGGGCGCCGAGTGTGGCTTGGGCAGGAATTTCACGATGACACGGACAGCCAGTATCGATGAGATCGCCCGTAGCCTGAACGGGTTGGAGCCACCCTGGCTGCCCGCCTGTGACATGCGGGCCTATGCAGCAAAGGTGGATTCGGAATGCGGATATAGCTCGGAAATGATGGTCGCCCTCGAGATCAATACGCGAATGTTCGAGGAAGTCGTTGCGTACGTGCATTTGTGCGGCGCGTTCGCATCGCTGCATCCATCGACTGCGCGGCAGTACGAATGCGTGCGCAACGACTCGGCCGAAATCGACGATGTGCTCGCACACCATGCGACCGGCGCATGTCCTACGTACACGGGGTTGCTGGCGTCGTTCGTCGATCGGGGCATCGTCGTGCGACGTGCGCCAGGTTGAGATTCCGCCCCAGTAACGGCTTCATGCCGCTTTCCTTTCGACTGCGACGCATCGCATTCGCAGTCGCGATCAGGACCCAGCTCAAGATGACCACGCCTTCCGGACGCCCTGCCGTGCAGACAAGAACCATCAAGAAGGCCACTGTTTTGTTCGCCTGGGTCAACCGGGCGACCGCCGACCGGTCGCGTCGATGCGCGTCGGCTGTTGGCGCGACGGCCGGGCTATGGCTCGTCGCCAGCGTGTTGTCGGGGTGTGCGCCGCTATCGGCGTCCGCGCCGTCCGATCCTCAACAACAGGCTGTCGCAGAGCAGCGGAATGCGAATGCGTTGTATAGCCAGAAGGTATTGGCATACAAGCCGATGTTCGAGAATCCTGGCGGCTACGGTCGAGCGCAGATACTGGATGCGTACGAGGCAGTCCTCCAGCAGTACTCCGCCGCTGCGATCGTGTATGCCCGCATCATCTATCCCGACGCTCGACAGACGCTTCCACCTTCGCTGCAGCCATTGCCGGCCCCGTCGGGGCCGGTCACGCTGGCGGTCGTCAATCGCGACTACGAACATGTGCTCGGCATGAGCGCTACGTTGTGGGAGATGGATATGGCGGCGAACTTTGGCCGGCCGTCGAAATTGCCGATACCGAAATACAACGGTCCGGTGCTGATCATGCCGCCTTTGCCGCCGTTTCCACCGCTGCAGGATGTTCGCGATCCGAAGTTCGCGCGGCTCGTGACGATGACGAAGAAAGTGGACGACGCGCAGAAGGCGGATCTGGCACGAGAGCACGCCGCGATCGAGCAACAGTATGCGGAGCAGGCTGCGTGGCGGGCTCGACACCCCATGGGGCAGTATGACCACATCGATCCGAGGACCGGACTGCCGTATGCGCCCCCGCCACAGGAGACGCAGCGCTGGTGCATGATGGGCGGCGGCCGGGTGCCTTGCTGAAACCGCTGCGCGCAACGGTCATTGCGGCATCCGTTTTCGACGGGGGCCGTCTGCTTCAAAACCCGTACTTGTGTCGGCCTGCGTGACGCTGTTCGCTGGCGGCGTATCGGTTGCGCGTCCTGGTCAACCGGTATCCGGCAGCGGGCACACATGCCCGACAGGCTGAAAGGAGCGGTGCGGGCGGCGGTGCTAAGATGCCGCCCTGTAGTCAGGAGATGCATGAATGCGCGCGAGCAAACGCCAGCAGGTGGTCGACAAGGCAGGTGAGCTGTTTTCCCTGCATGGCTTTCATCCGGTCGGCATCGACCGGATCATCGCCGAAGCGGACGTTGCCCGCATGACGCTCTACCATCACTTCGCCGGCAAGGACGATCTGATCAAGGCCGTGCTGGAACAGCGCTACACCTTCATCATGGAGAGCATCGCCGCGAAGCTCGACCCCATGCCGCACGCCTCTGCGCGCCTGAAGGGGATTTTCGACTGGTACGGCACCTGGTTCAGCAGCCCGGCGTTCGCGGGCTGCCTGTTCGAGCGTGCGCTGGCCGAGTTCGGCGCGACCTGCCCCAAGGTGACCGACGTGGCGGTGCGCTATCGGGACGACTTGCTGGCCCTCATGGAGCAACTGCTCGCCGAGATCGTTCCGCGTCGCCGGGCACGTCAGCTGGCAGGCGTGTACGTGATGTTACTGAGCGGGGCGACCGCGGATGCGCGTGCGATCGGGGATTCGCAGGCTGCCGCAAGGGCCTGGCAGGCGGCGGAGATGTTGCTGAACGAGTCCAGGGTCGCAGCGGAAAGCACGCGTAAAGCCCGTAGCCGTCGTGCTTGATCGTTGCTGAACCCGGTCTTTCGCCTCGGTGCAACGTCGGCCGTCGCGCACGCTCGCGTCGCCGCCAGCGAGCGGCAACGCGAGAATCGGCGGCCCTGGCCGACGCCGGCCCTGATCACC from Burkholderia sp. HI2500 harbors:
- a CDS encoding TetR/AcrR family transcriptional regulator; amino-acid sequence: MRASKRQQVVDKAGELFSLHGFHPVGIDRIIAEADVARMTLYHHFAGKDDLIKAVLEQRYTFIMESIAAKLDPMPHASARLKGIFDWYGTWFSSPAFAGCLFERALAEFGATCPKVTDVAVRYRDDLLALMEQLLAEIVPRRRARQLAGVYVMLLSGATADARAIGDSQAAARAWQAAEMLLNESRVAAESTRKARSRRA